One window from the genome of Streptomyces sp. NBC_00091 encodes:
- a CDS encoding SUKH-4 family immunity protein: MAHNDLDVLFASPAALLTAGPEAVRELPAVGGGVGREAFAQAVAVLDGAEVSRAEFASWLHFGAKVLGHDAYAGLVAEAEPGMPWRTLWAWWRPVGAYWARPNLSGDADVEVHEGPDGRVLLKLWAQMAGELWLDPATGEEVPAPGDGEFTERPYDAQVEQGPVMFDPDEDDWGLFQPGTWEEPIPLGLGRFVLFEERGIVVVERNGAVAADWPATGTECASWGVGEAWFAGPTAAGTPLTTARLEAAFGSDGVLCLPQARQPAALTHAPTREVIAAAGLPRWWAAGVASFTLAWTETGADEVRPEENGLLRLGTFDLRYADTGKVYVHPDTGAVWMVRNDTGPFPFAPDTETFIRLLEAVYRYMGACWSSYPGENGKKDFLSEVSALDPLTLATGTPGGEVWEHLFAAIVELSAWGY, encoded by the coding sequence ATGGCTCATAACGATCTTGACGTGTTGTTCGCTTCCCCCGCGGCCCTGTTGACGGCCGGGCCCGAGGCCGTGCGGGAGCTGCCCGCCGTGGGGGGCGGGGTGGGCCGGGAGGCCTTCGCTCAGGCTGTGGCGGTGCTCGATGGGGCCGAGGTGTCGCGGGCGGAGTTCGCGTCGTGGTTGCACTTCGGTGCGAAGGTACTGGGCCACGACGCGTACGCCGGCCTTGTCGCGGAGGCCGAGCCGGGGATGCCGTGGCGGACCCTGTGGGCGTGGTGGCGGCCGGTCGGCGCCTACTGGGCCCGGCCGAACCTGAGCGGGGACGCCGACGTCGAGGTCCACGAGGGGCCGGACGGGCGGGTCCTGTTGAAGCTCTGGGCGCAGATGGCCGGTGAGCTCTGGCTGGATCCGGCCACTGGGGAGGAGGTTCCGGCCCCGGGCGACGGGGAGTTCACCGAGCGGCCGTACGACGCGCAGGTCGAGCAGGGGCCTGTCATGTTCGACCCGGACGAGGACGACTGGGGTCTTTTCCAGCCCGGTACCTGGGAGGAGCCCATCCCGCTCGGCCTGGGACGTTTCGTGCTGTTCGAGGAGCGGGGCATCGTGGTCGTCGAGCGGAACGGCGCCGTGGCCGCCGACTGGCCGGCCACGGGCACCGAGTGCGCGTCCTGGGGTGTGGGCGAAGCGTGGTTCGCGGGCCCGACGGCCGCCGGGACCCCGCTGACCACCGCCCGCCTGGAGGCTGCGTTCGGTTCCGACGGGGTGCTGTGCCTGCCCCAGGCGCGGCAGCCCGCGGCGCTGACGCATGCGCCCACCCGGGAGGTGATCGCGGCGGCGGGCCTGCCGCGGTGGTGGGCGGCGGGGGTCGCCTCGTTCACCCTGGCGTGGACCGAGACCGGGGCGGATGAGGTCCGGCCCGAGGAGAACGGCCTGCTGCGCCTGGGCACCTTCGACCTGAGGTACGCCGACACCGGCAAGGTGTACGTCCACCCGGACACGGGCGCGGTGTGGATGGTCCGCAACGACACCGGGCCGTTCCCCTTCGCCCCGGACACCGAGACCTTCATACGGCTGCTGGAAGCCGTGTACCGCTACATGGGCGCGTGCTGGAGCTCGTACCCGGGCGAGAACGGCAAGAAGGACTTCCTGTCCGAGGTGTCCGCCCTGGACCCGCTCACCTTGGCCACCGGTACGCCCGGCGGGGAGGTGTGGGAGCACCTGTTCGCAGCCATCGTCGAACTCAGCGCATGGGGGTACTAG
- a CDS encoding class I SAM-dependent methyltransferase translates to MRHIANTAQAQAWNSYEGAHWAAHHDRWNAVNAGFDQPLLAAASIRPDERVLDIGCGAGATTRLAARAAHRGHALGLDLSGPMLDRARTLAAQENLANVAFTHGDAQVHPLPPAAYDVAISRFGIMFFADPTAAFANIASALRPGARIAFLSAAEPEGNEWLTALTGLADILPIGGFGSPGGPGMFSLADPGTATALLRTAGFHNVRAEHVEAWGIWGRTARDAADFLLDSGPGRHLLSAVDPDTQARARDRLTETLRAHEAEGAVRLRSTGWLLTATHPA, encoded by the coding sequence ATGCGGCACATCGCCAACACCGCTCAGGCCCAGGCATGGAACAGCTACGAAGGCGCCCACTGGGCCGCCCACCACGACCGCTGGAACGCCGTCAACGCAGGCTTCGACCAGCCGCTGCTCGCAGCCGCGTCGATCCGGCCGGACGAGCGGGTCCTCGACATCGGCTGCGGGGCCGGCGCCACCACCCGTCTGGCGGCCAGGGCCGCCCACCGCGGTCACGCGCTCGGCCTCGACCTCTCCGGCCCCATGCTCGACCGGGCCCGTACGCTCGCCGCGCAAGAAAACCTCGCCAACGTCGCGTTCACCCACGGCGACGCCCAGGTACACCCCTTGCCCCCGGCTGCCTACGACGTCGCGATCAGCCGGTTCGGCATCATGTTCTTCGCCGACCCCACCGCCGCCTTCGCCAACATCGCCTCAGCCCTGCGACCGGGCGCCCGCATCGCCTTCCTCAGCGCGGCGGAGCCCGAAGGCAACGAATGGCTGACGGCGCTCACCGGACTCGCGGACATCCTGCCGATCGGCGGCTTCGGATCTCCCGGCGGGCCGGGGATGTTCTCCCTCGCCGACCCCGGCACCGCAACCGCCCTGCTGCGCACGGCAGGCTTCCACAACGTCCGCGCCGAACACGTCGAGGCGTGGGGGATCTGGGGCCGCACCGCCCGGGACGCCGCGGACTTCCTCCTCGACTCCGGCCCCGGCCGCCACCTCCTGAGCGCGGTCGACCCCGACACGCAGGCCCGCGCCCGCGACCGCCTGACCGAGACCCTCCGTGCGCACGAAGCCGAGGGCGCGGTCCGGCTCCGCAGCACCGGCTGGCTCCTGACCGCGACCCACCCCGCCTGA
- a CDS encoding TetR/AcrR family transcriptional regulator, whose product MSPRGVAIEGLRERLFAAADRVLAREGAAALTSRAVTEEAGCAKGVLHTHFASLDQFVAELVLHHFKAAAAVSEDLPARAGAGEVGDNLAGVASAVLSLDPGLVGLAVTRPAAAQRVREAWEAGAPGFAAIENAVGGYLRAEQDLGRVAAAVDVESAALALVGTLHHLLMTGPADATAASQAQVERLVRALIGASRTPGAP is encoded by the coding sequence ATGTCACCGCGAGGAGTGGCCATCGAAGGCCTGCGGGAGCGGCTGTTCGCCGCCGCGGACCGCGTCCTGGCCCGGGAGGGGGCCGCGGCACTGACGAGCCGGGCCGTCACCGAGGAGGCGGGCTGCGCCAAGGGCGTCCTGCACACCCACTTCGCCAGCCTGGACCAGTTCGTCGCCGAACTCGTCCTGCACCACTTCAAGGCAGCCGCCGCAGTGTCGGAAGACCTCCCGGCCAGGGCGGGTGCCGGTGAGGTGGGAGACAACCTGGCGGGCGTGGCGTCGGCGGTGCTGTCCCTGGACCCGGGGCTCGTGGGCCTGGCCGTGACCCGGCCGGCGGCGGCGCAGCGGGTCCGCGAAGCCTGGGAGGCCGGCGCCCCCGGCTTCGCCGCCATCGAGAACGCGGTCGGCGGCTACCTGCGGGCCGAGCAGGATCTCGGGCGGGTGGCGGCCGCGGTGGATGTGGAGTCGGCCGCGCTGGCCCTCGTGGGGACGCTGCACCATCTGCTGATGACCGGCCCCGCCGACGCGACGGCAGCGTCCCAGGCGCAAGTGGAACGGCTGGTCCGTGCCTTGATCGGTGCGTCCCGTACCCCCGGCGCGCCCTGA
- a CDS encoding MMPL family transporter, whose translation MTQLPTRIARWSARHAGRAIACWFAFVVLCLGAGIAVGTNQATSVDFRVGEAGRAEAIAAEGGLERRPTEQILIRSRSGPLDTAAADSAAQDLTERMRRLPGVDSVAAPLRSRDGTAVMVAVVMKGPELEGKKNVVPLLGQTAQVAAAHRGLIVEETGSPAISKGVNDQRGEDLALSERLTLPVTLVTLLLVFGSVVMAGVPLLLALSSIAAALGLSMVASHLMPDAGVGTNMILLIGLAVGVDYTLFYLEREREERARAQGRLGSEALVELAAATAGRAIVVSGLAVIVSTATLYLAADVIFSSLATGTILVVAVAVASSLTVLPALLVKIGKQRERRAARTADRRARSGGPGRVRRSWPLRPGRGDETRAQTGRLSGALLRPARRHPVLTLCVSVFVMLALAAPALGLKLIDPGRDTFSRDIPAMQVYDRLNAAFPELTTQHRVSARSTPERAGEVREALAELGRRAQSDPLFDKTAEPRILTSADGRTSVLELAVPFNATSERGIASLTRLRQEHLPATAGALAGVETAVSGDVARGRDYVDHEHGKLPLVLGFLLLVTFLMTLWAFRSVVIALIGVLLNLLSAAAALGALVAVFQGTWAEGLLGFDSLGAIASRVPLFLFVILFGLSMDYQVFVVSRIKEAMDGGMTAREAVLEGISRSAKVVTSAAIVMVTVFGAFVALHLTEMKQMGFCLAIAVLLDAVVVRLMVLPSLLLLLGDRAWRPLRRSRRTAPACGAGNNIPPGARPLQNVG comes from the coding sequence ATGACTCAACTACCCACCAGAATCGCCCGATGGAGCGCCCGGCACGCCGGGCGAGCGATCGCCTGCTGGTTCGCCTTCGTCGTCCTCTGCCTCGGTGCCGGCATCGCCGTCGGCACCAACCAGGCCACCTCCGTGGACTTCCGTGTCGGGGAGGCCGGCCGCGCCGAGGCGATCGCCGCCGAAGGCGGTCTCGAGCGCAGGCCGACCGAACAGATACTCATCCGATCCCGGTCCGGCCCTCTGGACACGGCGGCGGCCGACTCGGCCGCCCAGGACCTCACCGAGCGGATGCGTCGGCTGCCCGGGGTGGACAGTGTCGCCGCACCCCTCCGCTCCCGGGACGGCACCGCCGTGATGGTGGCGGTGGTCATGAAGGGACCCGAGCTGGAAGGTAAGAAGAACGTCGTCCCGCTCCTCGGGCAGACCGCGCAGGTGGCCGCCGCCCACCGGGGCCTGATCGTGGAGGAGACGGGCTCCCCGGCCATCAGCAAGGGGGTCAACGACCAGCGCGGCGAGGACCTGGCACTCTCCGAGCGCCTGACGCTGCCCGTCACCCTCGTCACCCTGCTGCTCGTATTCGGCTCCGTGGTGATGGCCGGCGTCCCCTTGCTGCTCGCGCTCTCCTCGATCGCGGCCGCGCTCGGGCTGTCCATGGTCGCCTCCCACCTCATGCCCGACGCCGGCGTCGGCACCAACATGATCCTTCTGATCGGCCTCGCCGTCGGGGTCGACTACACCCTCTTCTACCTCGAGCGGGAGCGCGAAGAGCGGGCCCGCGCCCAGGGCCGGCTCGGCTCCGAAGCCCTGGTCGAGCTGGCGGCCGCGACGGCGGGACGGGCCATCGTGGTCTCCGGGCTCGCCGTGATCGTGTCCACTGCCACCCTCTACCTGGCCGCCGACGTCATCTTCTCCTCCCTCGCGACCGGCACCATCCTCGTCGTCGCGGTCGCCGTCGCCAGCTCACTGACCGTACTGCCCGCCCTGCTGGTCAAGATCGGAAAGCAGCGCGAGCGCCGGGCGGCCCGTACGGCCGACCGCCGGGCCCGGAGCGGCGGGCCGGGCCGCGTACGGCGGTCGTGGCCGCTCCGGCCGGGCCGCGGTGACGAGACCCGGGCGCAGACCGGGCGGCTGTCCGGCGCCTTGCTGCGGCCCGCCCGCCGGCATCCCGTCCTCACCCTGTGCGTGTCCGTGTTCGTGATGCTCGCTCTGGCCGCCCCCGCGCTCGGTCTGAAGCTCATAGACCCGGGCCGGGACACCTTCTCCCGCGACATCCCCGCCATGCAGGTCTACGACCGGCTCAACGCGGCCTTCCCCGAACTGACCACCCAGCACCGGGTCAGCGCCCGGTCCACCCCGGAACGCGCCGGTGAGGTGCGCGAGGCCCTGGCGGAGCTCGGCCGGCGCGCCCAGAGCGATCCGCTGTTCGACAAGACCGCCGAGCCGAGGATCCTGACCTCGGCCGATGGGCGGACCAGCGTCCTGGAGCTGGCCGTTCCCTTCAACGCCACCTCGGAACGGGGCATCGCCTCCCTGACCCGGCTCCGCCAGGAGCACCTGCCCGCGACGGCCGGCGCGCTGGCCGGCGTGGAGACTGCCGTATCGGGAGACGTGGCCCGCGGCCGTGACTACGTGGACCACGAGCACGGCAAGCTGCCGCTGGTCCTGGGGTTCCTGCTGCTGGTGACCTTCCTGATGACGCTCTGGGCCTTCAGGTCGGTGGTCATCGCCCTCATCGGGGTGCTGCTCAACCTGCTGTCGGCCGCGGCCGCCCTGGGCGCTCTCGTCGCCGTCTTCCAGGGAACGTGGGCGGAAGGCCTCCTGGGCTTCGACTCCCTCGGGGCGATCGCCTCCCGGGTCCCGCTGTTCCTCTTCGTCATCCTCTTCGGACTGTCCATGGACTACCAGGTGTTCGTCGTCAGCCGGATCAAGGAGGCCATGGACGGCGGAATGACCGCCCGGGAGGCGGTGCTGGAGGGCATCAGCCGCTCCGCGAAGGTGGTGACCAGCGCGGCCATCGTGATGGTGACGGTGTTCGGGGCCTTCGTCGCCCTGCACCTCACCGAGATGAAGCAGATGGGCTTCTGCCTGGCCATCGCCGTCCTGCTGGACGCCGTGGTGGTCCGGCTCATGGTCCTCCCCTCGCTGCTCCTCCTTCTCGGGGACCGGGCCTGGCGGCCGCTGCGCCGCTCGCGGCGTACTGCGCCGGCGTGCGGAGCGGGGAACAACATCCCGCCCGGCGCTCGCCCGTTGCAGAACGTAGGCTGA
- a CDS encoding sensor histidine kinase, with protein sequence MLQRPQHGDPFWIWMLHWWDLLSWAVIGLLILLTALADLPDAVKYGSLALLALLASSYTLVRRLPGNPVRRGYAHLIVLLVTLAALSYLRDGYGVLYTLALPQFVIFVDSFRAAIVLSGLGATAITVGGTLRQGWGAENLTTNTISSLAVYAVSVLIALLTPRALAARDERAELRAKLATAQLGLAEAHRLQGAAEERERLAREIHDTLAQGFASIIVLAEAARSSLATDPNRSSQQLLSIEQTARENFAEARVLVGAAPQSGLTPGSVAATLRRTLDRFTEDTGLHVIADLEEVQCDQPTRIALLRCTQESLANVRKHAAASTVDVVLAQRPYGVELDITDDGQGFVVEEARGFGLGGMRKRLAELGGELTVTSSVGDGTRVLALIPTNGEA encoded by the coding sequence ATGCTGCAACGGCCACAGCACGGCGACCCGTTCTGGATCTGGATGCTCCACTGGTGGGACCTCCTGTCCTGGGCGGTCATAGGACTGCTGATCCTCCTCACCGCCCTCGCGGACCTCCCCGATGCGGTGAAGTACGGCTCCCTCGCGCTGCTGGCCCTGCTCGCCTCCAGCTACACGCTCGTCAGGAGGCTGCCCGGCAATCCCGTGCGCCGGGGCTACGCCCACCTGATCGTGCTGCTCGTCACCCTGGCCGCCCTCTCCTACCTGCGCGACGGGTACGGAGTGCTCTACACCCTGGCCCTCCCGCAGTTCGTCATCTTCGTCGACAGCTTCCGTGCCGCGATCGTCCTCAGCGGCCTGGGCGCGACGGCGATCACCGTCGGCGGCACCCTGCGGCAGGGCTGGGGCGCCGAGAACCTGACCACGAACACCATCTCCTCCCTCGCCGTCTACGCGGTGAGCGTCCTGATAGCGCTGCTCACCCCGAGGGCACTGGCGGCCCGTGACGAACGGGCCGAGCTGCGTGCGAAGTTGGCGACCGCACAGCTCGGCCTGGCCGAGGCCCACCGGCTCCAAGGCGCGGCGGAGGAGCGCGAGCGCCTCGCCCGGGAGATCCACGACACCCTCGCCCAGGGATTCGCCTCCATCATCGTGCTCGCGGAGGCGGCCCGCTCCAGCCTGGCGACCGATCCGAACCGCAGCTCCCAGCAATTGCTCTCCATCGAACAGACGGCGCGGGAGAACTTCGCCGAGGCACGGGTCCTGGTCGGGGCCGCCCCCCAGAGCGGCCTCACCCCAGGGTCCGTCGCGGCGACCCTGCGCCGGACCCTGGACCGCTTCACCGAGGACACCGGACTCCACGTCATAGCCGACCTGGAGGAGGTCCAGTGCGACCAGCCGACCCGGATCGCCCTGCTGCGCTGCACCCAGGAGTCGCTGGCCAATGTCCGCAAGCACGCGGCCGCCTCCACGGTGGACGTCGTCCTCGCACAGCGTCCGTACGGCGTGGAGCTGGACATCACCGACGACGGCCAGGGCTTCGTCGTGGAGGAAGCCCGCGGGTTCGGCCTCGGCGGCATGCGCAAACGCCTCGCCGAACTCGGCGGGGAGCTCACGGTCACCAGCTCGGTCGGCGACGGCACCCGCGTCCTGGCCCTGATCCCCACGAACGGTGAGGCATGA
- a CDS encoding response regulator transcription factor: MTPEPLRVVVVDDHTVMRAGVVALLASEPTVDIIGEAGDGRAAVELVERLQPDVALIDLRMPVLDGASATAEIVAGPARTRVLILTTYDTDEEIERAVEAGAIGYLLKDTTREQLVDAIHSASRGETVLAPRVAERLVARMRRPAVVPLTSREVDVLNAVADGLSNAEIGRRLVIAEATVKTHLLRVFAKLDVSDRTHAVVVALERGMLVRR, from the coding sequence ATGACCCCAGAACCCCTGCGCGTCGTGGTGGTCGACGACCACACGGTCATGCGCGCCGGAGTCGTCGCACTGCTGGCCTCGGAACCGACCGTGGACATCATCGGCGAGGCCGGCGACGGCCGCGCCGCCGTGGAACTCGTCGAGCGCCTCCAGCCTGACGTCGCTCTGATCGACCTGCGCATGCCCGTGCTGGACGGGGCGAGCGCCACGGCCGAGATCGTCGCGGGCCCGGCCCGGACCCGGGTGCTGATCCTGACGACCTACGACACCGACGAGGAGATCGAGCGCGCGGTCGAGGCCGGGGCCATCGGCTACCTGCTCAAGGACACCACCCGCGAGCAGCTCGTCGACGCGATCCATTCCGCGTCCCGGGGAGAGACCGTCCTGGCGCCCCGGGTCGCGGAACGGCTGGTGGCCCGGATGCGCCGGCCGGCCGTCGTGCCGCTGACCTCCCGTGAAGTGGACGTGCTCAACGCGGTCGCCGACGGGCTGTCCAATGCGGAGATCGGCCGCCGGCTGGTCATCGCCGAGGCCACGGTCAAGACCCACCTGCTGCGGGTGTTCGCCAAACTGGACGTCAGCGACCGGACCCACGCCGTGGTCGTGGCCCTGGAGCGGGGGATGCTGGTCCGTCGTTGA
- a CDS encoding TIGR03619 family F420-dependent LLM class oxidoreductase, with protein sequence MEIGIALPQYGTHAQPARIAGFARDAEGAGFDSFWVGDRSLTPVEPSDLYPGHTPENPYPPEYRTFLDPLTVLTVAATATTRARLGMSTLNAPWYPPLLLARSLTSLDLVTGGRLDVGFGIGWLRDEYTAVNADFGRRGRLLDEALDILQGIWTQEEFEHEGPNWRIPRAYVGLRPAQHPHPPLYLGGFSPAAMRRVGRRADGWVGAVLPPEALTGLWGMARQAAEEAGRDPDGLRRNIRFNPKPGTSYEEIAAVLAGIRDTGADSCFVDFQQCVREPDEALELGIKVLELVRAG encoded by the coding sequence ATGGAGATAGGCATCGCACTGCCCCAGTACGGCACCCACGCGCAGCCCGCCCGCATCGCGGGCTTCGCGCGCGACGCGGAGGGCGCCGGCTTCGACTCGTTCTGGGTGGGGGACCGCTCGCTGACCCCGGTCGAGCCCAGTGACCTCTACCCGGGACACACGCCCGAGAACCCCTACCCGCCCGAGTACCGGACCTTCCTCGACCCGCTCACGGTCCTGACCGTCGCCGCCACCGCGACCACCCGGGCCCGGCTCGGCATGAGCACCCTCAACGCGCCCTGGTACCCGCCCCTGTTGCTGGCCCGCAGCCTCACCTCATTGGACCTGGTGACCGGCGGAAGGCTGGACGTCGGCTTCGGCATCGGCTGGCTGCGCGACGAATACACCGCGGTCAACGCCGACTTCGGCCGGCGCGGACGGCTGCTCGACGAGGCCCTCGACATCCTCCAGGGCATCTGGACGCAGGAGGAGTTCGAGCATGAGGGCCCCAACTGGCGCATCCCGCGTGCCTACGTGGGCCTCCGCCCAGCCCAACATCCCCACCCGCCCCTTTACTTGGGTGGCTTCTCGCCCGCCGCGATGCGCCGGGTGGGCCGCCGGGCGGACGGCTGGGTCGGCGCCGTCCTGCCGCCCGAGGCCCTCACCGGCCTTTGGGGCATGGCCCGGCAAGCGGCCGAGGAAGCCGGCCGCGACCCCGACGGCCTGCGCCGGAACATCCGCTTCAACCCCAAGCCGGGTACGTCGTACGAGGAGATCGCGGCGGTACTCGCCGGGATCCGGGACACCGGGGCCGACAGCTGCTTCGTCGACTTCCAGCAGTGCGTGCGCGAACCGGACGAGGCGCTGGAGCTCGGCATCAAGGTCCTGGAGCTCGTCCGAGCCGGATAG
- a CDS encoding chaplin, producing the protein MRIRIAIAATVLAAAGILGATGSALADATAEGVAIGSPGVLSGNVVQVPVHVPINVCGNSINVIGLLNGAAGNTCINT; encoded by the coding sequence ATGCGTATTCGAATTGCGATCGCCGCCACCGTCCTGGCCGCGGCCGGCATCCTCGGCGCCACCGGTTCCGCCCTCGCCGACGCCACCGCCGAAGGTGTCGCCATCGGCTCGCCGGGCGTGCTGTCCGGCAACGTCGTCCAGGTGCCCGTCCACGTGCCGATCAACGTGTGCGGCAACAGCATCAACGTGATCGGCCTGCTCAACGGGGCCGCCGGCAACACCTGCATCAACACCTGA
- a CDS encoding thiopeptide-type bacteriocin, whose amino-acid sequence MADFSAATSFEAHDLDLGGITVTAMRDTAGVSAFAAGSSTSTCGIPTATACQCVTQQPQLVPGVV is encoded by the coding sequence ATGGCAGATTTCAGCGCCGCCACCTCTTTCGAGGCCCACGACCTGGACCTCGGCGGTATCACCGTCACCGCGATGCGCGACACCGCGGGCGTTTCGGCCTTCGCGGCCGGCTCGTCCACCTCCACCTGTGGCATCCCGACCGCCACCGCCTGCCAGTGCGTCACCCAGCAGCCGCAGCTCGTTCCCGGCGTCGTCTGA